In Toxotes jaculatrix isolate fToxJac2 chromosome 11, fToxJac2.pri, whole genome shotgun sequence, a single genomic region encodes these proteins:
- the cdh1 gene encoding cadherin-1 isoform X3, translating to MGTSRFAVLGILMFVFQASALVTAEEPTCAPGFESEMLIFKVTRKHLRQGTRLGKVGFTDCTDRTRFLFSSDDSRFMVQTDGMLTIKRQIVLHEGHQDFFIHSWDSQGRNMTVPVRVLHHGHQHGDHHGDHHGNHHGDHHRDHRYHNHHHHHTEVDSANNTETATNPPVPVLHFPKSADGLRRRKRDWVIPPINVPENNRGPFPSNVVQIRSSEDKIKKIYYSITGPGADQDPVGLFTMDRNTGILYVTQPLDREKVAKYMLQAHAVADGSGNAEDPMDIIVNVIDQNDNRPVFTQDTFLGTVPEASAKGTVITVTATDADEPNNDNSDIRYRIISQEPQLPSNNLFEINPVTGAIRVSAGGLDREKYPKYTLVVRAADTQGEGLSAEAKVILTVTDSNDNAPVFTQSSYEATVEENKVGVLVATLSVTDGDEPHSTSWNAKFKIVDGDPGGLFNVTTGSNKQEGLVTTVKGLDFEKSTTHTLLVAVENEVPFATLLPTATATVVVHVQDVNEAPIFDPIQKIVSKPENLAVDSDVVQYTASDPDTARKQTVQYKIISDPAGWLQVKEKGLIKLRSSMDRESHFVKDDRYTALIGAVDSDEIPATGTGTLIIQLEDVNDNAPVIVDRAISVCNKEPAPQVLSVTDKDGPGFGAPYSVSLHGDSKSSWTAAMNGTKNGIILNLATELPSGKYTVVLRVTDTGGESQDSTVQVEVCDCTGKEMVCQEPGAWAGVTDPSVILGILGGILLLLMLVLLLLMFARRRGGEKKEPLLQDDDIRDNIYYYDEEGGGEDDQDYDLSVLHRGLDNRPEVFRNDVVPNFMPAPQYRPRPANPDEVSNFIDDNLKAADNDPTAPPYDSLLVFDYEGGGSDAGSLSSLNSSSSGDQDYNCLSEWGPRFKKLADMYGGGEDDML from the exons atggggaCCTCTCGGTTCGCCGTTTTGGGCATTTTAATGTTCGTTTTTCAG GCCTCAGCTTTAGTTACTGCTGAGGAGCCAACATGTGCACCTGGATTCGAGTCAGAAAtgttgattttcaaagtgaccAGAAAGCATCTGAGGCAGGGCACAAGACTGGGTAAAG TGGGCTTCACTGACTGCACAGACCGCACAAGATTCCTTTTCAGCAGTGATGACAGCCGTTTCATGGTACAGACAGATGGCATGTTGACG ataaagagacagatagTTCTTCATGAAGGACATCAGGACTTCTTCATCCACTCCTGGGATTCACAAGGTCGCAACATGACAGTTCCAGTCAGGGTATTGCACCATGGGCATCAGCATGGGGACCACCACGGGGACCACCACGGGAACCACCACGGGGACCACCACCGGGACCACAGGTACCAtaaccatcaccaccaccatacTGAAGTGGACTCTGCTAATAACACAGAG ACTGCAACCAATCCACCAGTACCTGTTCTGCATTTCCCCAAGTCTGCTGATGGGttgaggagaaggaagagagactgGGTCATTCCTCCCATCAATGTTCCTGAGAATAACAGAGGACCGTTTCCGAGTAATGTAGTTCAA ATCCGTTCCAGtgaagataaaataaagaagaTCTATTACAGCATCACTGGTCCAGGAGCTGATCAGGATCCTGTTGGCCTTTTCAccatggacagaaacactggtaTTCTCTATGTCACACAGCcactggacagagagaaggtggCCAAGTACATG CTACAAGCGCATGCTGTGGCAGATGGTTCAGGAAATGCTGAGGATCCTATGGATATTATAGTGAATGTAATTGACCAGAACGACAACAGGCCTGTATTCACTCAAGATACCTTCCTGGGAACCGTTCCTGAGGCATCAGCCAAAGGTACT GTAATTACCGTCACTGCCACCGATGCTGACGAGCCAAATAATGACAACTCAGATATCCGCTACCGTATTATAAGCCAGGAGCCACAGTTGCCCAGTAACAACCTGTTTGAAATCAACCCAGTGACTGGAGCCATCAGAGTCAGTGCTGGTGGGCTTGACAGAGAG AAATACCCAAAGTACACTCTGGTTGTAcgggcagcagacacacagggagaagGGTTGTCTGCAGAGGCCAAAGTAATCCTCACAGTAACAGATAGCAATGACAACGCCCCGGTCTTCACTCAATCCTCT TATGAGGCAACAGTCGAGGAAAATAAAGTGGGCGTGCTGGTCGCTACGTTGTCAGTAACCGACGGCGATGAGCCACATTCCACATCCTGGAACGCCAAGTTCAAAATTGTTGATGGTGATCCTGGAGGACTGTTCAACGTGACAACAGGAAGTAACAAACAAGAGGGACTCGTTACTACTGTCAAG GGTCTAGACTTTGAAAAGAGCACCACGCACACTCTGCTGGTTGCAGTGGAGAATGAGGTTCCTTTTGCTACTCTGCTGCCCACTGCCACCGCTACGGTGGTGGTGCATGTGCAGGATGTCAATGAAGCTCCAATCTTTGATCCAATACAGAAGATTGTTTCAAAACCAGAGAACCTTGCCGTGGACAGTGACGTGGTCCAGTACACTGCTTCTGACCCAGACACTGCACGCAAACAGACAGTCCA GTATAAAATAATTAGTGACCCAGCTGGCTGGCTGCAGGTGAAGGAGAAGGGCCTGATTAAGTTGAGAAGCAGCATGGACAGGGAGTCCCATTTCGTGAAGGACGACAGATACACAGCACTCATTGGTGCAGTTGACAGTG ATGAGATCCCAGCCACAGGAACTGGTACTCTAATCATTCAACTTGAAGACGTCAATGACAATGCACCCGTCATCGTGGACCGTGCAATCTCG gtgTGTAACAAGGAACCAGCTCCTCAGGTGCTTTCAGTAACCGATAAAGATGGACCAGGCTTTGGTGCTCCATACAGCGTCTCTTTACATGGCGATTCGAAGTCCAGCTGGACCGCTGCGATGAATGGGACCA AAAACGGCATCATCCTAAATTTAGCCACTGAGCTGCCCAGTGGAAAGTACACTGTGGTCCTGAGAGTTACAGACACCGGGGGAGAGTCGCAGGATAGCACCGTCCAGGTCGAAGTGTGTGACTGCACCGGGAAAGAAATGGTGTGCCAAGAGCCTGGTGCATGGGCAGGTGTCACTGACCCGTCTGTAATCTTGGGAATACTGGGAggcatcctgctgctgctca tgctagtgctgctgctgctgatgtttgcgagacggagaggaggagaaaagaaggagccTCTCCTGCAGGATGACGACATCAGAGACAACATCTATTACTATGACGAAGAGGGAGGCGGAGAGGACGATCAG gATTATGACCTGAGCGTTCTCCACCGCGGCCTGGACAACCGGCCTGAGGTATTTAGGAACGACGTGGTGCCAAACTTCATGCCAGCTCCTCAGTACCGACCTCGCCCTGCCAACCCGGATGAAGTCAGCAACTTCATCGATGAC AACCTGAAGGCAGCTGACAACGACCCGACAGCGCCCCCCTACGACTCCCTGCTGGTGTTCGACTATGAGGGCGGCGGCTCCGACGCAGGaagcctctcctctctgaacTCGTCGAGCAGTGGAGATCAGGACTACAACTGCCTCAGCGAGTGGGGACCACGCTTCAAGAAATTGGCCGACATGTAcggtggaggagaggatgatATGCTGTaa